A genomic stretch from Sulfurimonas sediminis includes:
- the rpsE gene encoding 30S ribosomal protein S5 — MEINRDDFEESIVNIGRVTKVVKGGRRFRFTALIVVGDKNGTVGYGVGKAKEVPDAIRKAVDNAFKNLTTVKIKGSTIAHDIEHKYNASRVLLKPASEGTGVIAGGAARPVLELAGIKDILTKSIGSNNPNTLVRATIEALSRIKG; from the coding sequence ATGGAAATCAATAGAGATGATTTTGAAGAATCAATAGTAAATATTGGTCGTGTAACAAAAGTTGTTAAAGGTGGTAGACGTTTTCGTTTTACTGCACTTATCGTTGTTGGTGACAAAAACGGTACTGTAGGTTATGGTGTTGGTAAAGCAAAAGAGGTTCCTGATGCTATTCGTAAAGCAGTAGACAATGCTTTTAAAAATTTAACAACTGTTAAGATAAAAGGTTCTACAATAGCACATGACATTGAGCATAAGTACAATGCCAGTCGTGTTTTACTAAAGCCGGCATCAGAAGGTACCGGTGTTATTGCCGGTGGAGCAGCGAGACCTGTTCTTGAACTTGCAGGGATTAAAGACATCCTTACAAAGTCAATCGGTTCAAACAATCCAAACACACTGGTACGTGCTACAATTGAAGCACTTTCTCGTATAAAAGGATAG
- the rplO gene encoding 50S ribosomal protein L15: MGIENLQPAPGSTANRKRVGRGQGSGTGKTAARGQKGQKSRSGYKRKRNFEGGQQPLAKRLPKIGFHSKVIKPYVINVEKIKAVAELGEITMESIRSVHKVASSVTKIKLVGAKAKDLASKIKDENVTTTGN, translated from the coding sequence ATGGGTATTGAAAATTTACAACCTGCTCCGGGTTCAACAGCAAATCGTAAGCGTGTTGGACGTGGTCAAGGTTCTGGTACTGGTAAGACTGCCGCTCGTGGTCAAAAAGGTCAGAAATCTCGTTCAGGTTACAAAAGAAAAAGAAACTTTGAAGGTGGACAACAGCCACTTGCAAAACGTTTGCCAAAAATCGGTTTTCACTCGAAAGTGATCAAACCGTATGTGATAAACGTTGAAAAAATCAAAGCTGTAGCAGAACTTGGTGAAATTACAATGGAATCAATCCGTTCGGTTCACAAAGTTGCTTCTTCAGTGACTAAAATTAAACTAGTAGGTGCCAAAGCAAAAGATTTGGCATCGAAAATTAAAGACGAAAACGTTACAACAACAGGTAACTAG
- a CDS encoding CvfB family protein: MKKEISPYLELGKMNTLRVDRDTTPGLYLMAEDGNDVLLPGQYVTDDMRENALVDVFLYTDSEDRLVATTDRPLAMLDDFALLEVVDVAPFGAFMDWGLPKDLLVPKMFQKTPFEIGEKRFIRIIYDERTHRLVGTEKLGDFFDRRVKDLAQNKEAEILIIAKTPLGFKCIVNGKYEGLIYHNEIFETIKLGDTKTAYVKTVRKDGNIDLTLRRPGSKKDGNSAQKVFDILQHNKGIMPYNYKSDAGLIKDVFGLSKKEFKRSLTALQNDGKIEVKDTGIYSKAK; this comes from the coding sequence ATGAAAAAAGAGATCAGCCCTTACCTTGAACTGGGCAAAATGAATACCCTGCGTGTCGACAGAGACACAACACCCGGCCTGTACCTTATGGCCGAGGACGGCAATGATGTCCTTCTTCCCGGGCAATATGTCACAGATGATATGCGCGAAAATGCACTTGTAGATGTTTTTTTATATACAGATTCAGAAGACAGACTCGTAGCCACTACCGACAGACCTCTTGCAATGCTGGATGATTTTGCACTCCTGGAAGTTGTGGATGTGGCTCCTTTCGGTGCTTTTATGGACTGGGGACTGCCAAAAGATTTGCTTGTTCCTAAAATGTTTCAAAAAACACCTTTTGAAATCGGCGAAAAAAGATTTATTCGTATCATATATGACGAACGGACACACAGACTCGTCGGCACAGAAAAACTCGGTGATTTTTTTGATCGCAGAGTCAAAGACCTTGCACAGAACAAAGAGGCTGAGATTCTCATCATCGCAAAAACACCGCTAGGTTTTAAATGCATAGTCAACGGTAAATATGAAGGATTGATTTATCACAATGAAATTTTTGAAACAATAAAACTGGGAGATACAAAAACCGCCTATGTAAAAACAGTACGAAAAGACGGAAATATCGACCTTACACTCAGACGTCCCGGCAGTAAAAAAGACGGAAACTCTGCGCAGAAAGTTTTTGATATTTTGCAACACAACAAAGGCATTATGCCCTACAATTACAAAAGTGATGCAGGACTGATAAAAGATGTATTTGGTCTGAGTAAAAAAGAGTTCAAGCGTTCTTTGACAGCACTTCAAAATGACGGCAAAATAGAAGTCAAAGATACCGGTATTTACAGCAAGGCAAAGTAA
- the rplR gene encoding 50S ribosomal protein L18 encodes MNAKVLKSKIANRLKRKRRIRAKISGSAELPRVSVFKSNRYLSVQAIDDATATTICSLHSKATGHKANKEGAAALGEAFARKLKEANISEIVFDRNGYQYHGVIAAFGDAIRANEIKF; translated from the coding sequence ATGAATGCTAAAGTATTAAAAAGCAAAATTGCGAATCGTTTAAAACGTAAGCGTCGTATCCGTGCAAAAATATCTGGTAGTGCTGAACTTCCTCGTGTTTCTGTATTTAAATCAAACCGTTACTTAAGTGTACAGGCGATTGATGATGCAACTGCAACAACAATTTGTTCACTACACTCAAAGGCTACTGGTCACAAAGCTAATAAAGAAGGTGCTGCTGCACTGGGTGAGGCATTCGCACGCAAACTCAAAGAAGCAAACATCTCTGAGATTGTATTTGACCGTAATGGTTACCAATATCACGGCGTAATTGCTGCATTTGGTGACGCAATTCGTGCAAACGAAATCAAGTTCTAG
- the map gene encoding type I methionyl aminopeptidase encodes MAIALRKPQEIEKLRAANKIVGATLDLLRKNTKVGMSLKEMDAMAEDYIRSQGAKPSFKGLYGFPNTVCTSLNEVIIHGIPSDYKLQEGDVIGYDIGTELDGWFGDAAISMGVGEITKEDEDLIACAKDTLYYAIENIKVGMRFKELSYLMEQFILERGYIPLRNFCGHGIGRKPHEEPEIPNYLAGGNAKSGPKIKNGMVFCLEPMICQKESKPVILDNGWDVVSTDGLRGSHYEHTVAVVDGKAEILSLA; translated from the coding sequence ATGGCTATTGCGCTTAGAAAACCTCAAGAAATTGAAAAACTTCGAGCTGCCAACAAAATTGTTGGCGCTACATTAGACCTTCTTCGTAAAAATACCAAAGTCGGTATGAGTTTAAAAGAGATGGATGCCATGGCAGAGGATTATATCCGCTCTCAGGGTGCCAAGCCCTCTTTTAAAGGATTGTACGGCTTTCCAAATACAGTATGTACATCACTCAATGAAGTCATTATTCATGGCATTCCAAGTGACTATAAACTCCAGGAAGGAGATGTTATAGGGTATGACATCGGAACAGAACTTGATGGCTGGTTTGGTGATGCTGCTATCAGTATGGGTGTCGGAGAGATTACAAAAGAAGATGAAGATTTAATAGCCTGTGCAAAAGATACTTTGTATTATGCTATTGAAAATATCAAAGTTGGAATGCGTTTTAAAGAACTCTCTTATCTTATGGAGCAGTTTATATTGGAACGCGGTTATATTCCTTTGCGAAACTTTTGTGGACACGGAATAGGAAGAAAACCTCATGAAGAACCGGAAATCCCCAATTATTTGGCGGGCGGAAATGCAAAATCCGGACCGAAAATAAAAAACGGAATGGTTTTTTGTTTGGAACCTATGATATGTCAAAAAGAGTCAAAACCTGTTATCCTGGATAACGGGTGGGATGTTGTCAGTACCGACGGTTTACGCGGTTCTCACTATGAGCACACTGTCGCAGTTGTTGACGGTAAAGCTGAAATTTTATCTCTTGCGTGA
- a CDS encoding Crp/Fnr family transcriptional regulator, protein MQNNSTQLELLDNTNKTFEEEFFRYAKPFEYEKGSSPFYPDDLLKYFYIVVNGRVKTYQINFQTNKEQTLFIYKRGDMFDVISLLDGKPHEVIYEVIEDSNILRLPIERVRYWLEHDATFNKKFFPYLAAHMRYTEELATELALYDTKERFLNLLVENLNPNHRFRYQLLQNLSNSEIAKLLGTVRHVIERSIKQLKADDIIESSRRNIKVKNLQKLLDKTSQMLLK, encoded by the coding sequence ATGCAAAACAATTCAACACAATTAGAACTTTTGGACAATACAAACAAAACTTTTGAAGAAGAGTTTTTCCGATATGCCAAACCTTTTGAGTATGAAAAAGGGTCCTCCCCTTTTTATCCCGATGATCTGCTCAAATATTTCTATATAGTCGTTAACGGCAGGGTCAAAACATATCAGATAAACTTTCAGACAAACAAAGAGCAAACCCTCTTTATCTATAAGCGCGGAGATATGTTTGATGTCATTTCCCTGCTTGACGGCAAACCTCATGAGGTTATTTATGAGGTTATCGAAGATTCCAATATTTTACGTCTTCCCATTGAGAGAGTCCGCTACTGGCTCGAACATGATGCCACTTTTAACAAAAAATTCTTTCCCTATCTCGCTGCACATATGCGATATACAGAGGAACTGGCAACCGAACTTGCCCTGTATGATACAAAAGAGCGCTTTTTGAACCTCTTGGTAGAAAATTTAAACCCAAATCACAGATTTCGCTACCAACTCCTGCAAAATCTCTCCAACAGCGAAATAGCAAAACTGCTCGGAACGGTCCGACATGTGATAGAGAGAAGCATCAAACAGCTCAAAGCCGACGACATTATAGAAAGCAGCAGACGCAACATAAAAGTAAAGAATCTTCAAAAACTTTTGGACAAAACCTCCCAAATGCTACTTAAGTAG
- a CDS encoding chorismate mutase — translation MKKCNTLQEVRDEVDKIDTQLVELISERSHLIRQAAGFKESVAEVKAQERIDDIMQKVRKKAIELNVNPNMISELFKIMIDEMVETEISELRNAGNF, via the coding sequence ATGAAAAAATGTAATACACTGCAGGAAGTCAGAGACGAAGTAGATAAAATTGACACACAGCTTGTTGAGCTGATTTCTGAACGAAGCCATTTGATTCGTCAGGCAGCCGGTTTTAAAGAGAGTGTGGCAGAAGTCAAGGCACAGGAGCGAATTGATGATATTATGCAAAAAGTAAGAAAAAAGGCGATTGAACTCAATGTCAATCCGAATATGATCTCTGAACTCTTTAAGATAATGATTGATGAAATGGTTGAAACGGAAATAAGTGAGTTAAGAAACGCCGGAAATTTTTAA
- a CDS encoding Hsp20/alpha crystallin family protein, with translation MLVTRHRNPIQNTRKFDLINEFFNALETQNSEEPREVFDFVPAVNTREGADAYYIELDLPGIKKEDVEISVDKNILTIKGKREVKKEEEKEDYYRIESAYGTFSRSFTLPEKVDSENIRATGENGVVEITIPKLKVEKDTTKKIEIE, from the coding sequence ATGTTAGTGACAAGACATAGAAACCCAATACAAAATACAAGAAAATTTGATTTAATTAATGAATTTTTTAACGCACTCGAAACACAAAACAGCGAAGAGCCAAGAGAAGTTTTTGACTTTGTACCGGCTGTCAATACCAGAGAGGGAGCTGATGCCTATTACATTGAGCTAGACCTGCCTGGTATAAAAAAAGAAGATGTGGAAATCAGTGTAGATAAAAACATTTTAACCATCAAAGGCAAAAGAGAAGTCAAAAAAGAAGAGGAAAAAGAGGACTACTACAGAATAGAGAGTGCCTACGGTACTTTTTCAAGAAGTTTTACACTCCCTGAAAAAGTAGACAGTGAAAATATCCGTGCTACAGGTGAAAACGGCGTGGTTGAAATCACTATACCAAAATTAAAAGTTGAAAAAGACACAACGAAAAAAATTGAAATCGAGTAA
- the rplF gene encoding 50S ribosomal protein L6, which produces MSRIGKNPVEFPSDITVTANGNVITFAKGKNSVDLDTKGYVTFTIEGNVLTFKNLSDSREHRAFWGTFRALAQNIVTGLTTGYEKKLEINGVGYRAAVKGKVLNLQLGFSHDINYELPEGLEASVEKNVITLKSHDKQMLGQAAAEIRSFRPPEPYKGKGVKYIDEHIVRKAGKTAKK; this is translated from the coding sequence ATGTCAAGAATTGGAAAAAATCCTGTAGAGTTTCCTAGTGACATCACTGTTACTGCAAATGGAAATGTTATAACTTTTGCCAAAGGCAAAAACAGTGTTGATTTAGATACAAAAGGATATGTTACTTTCACAATCGAAGGTAATGTTTTAACTTTTAAAAATCTTTCAGACTCTCGTGAGCATAGAGCTTTCTGGGGAACTTTTAGAGCATTGGCTCAAAATATCGTGACAGGTTTAACTACCGGTTATGAGAAAAAACTTGAAATTAACGGTGTTGGTTACAGAGCGGCTGTTAAAGGAAAAGTTTTAAATCTTCAACTTGGTTTTTCTCATGATATCAATTATGAGTTACCTGAAGGTTTGGAAGCAAGTGTTGAAAAGAATGTGATTACTCTTAAAAGCCATGATAAACAAATGTTGGGTCAGGCAGCTGCAGAGATTAGATCATTCCGTCCACCAGAGCCTTACAAAGGTAAAGGTGTTAAATACATAGATGAGCATATCGTGCGTAAAGCCGGTAAAACTGCTAAGAAATAA
- the infA gene encoding translation initiation factor IF-1 encodes MAKADVIEVDGKIIEALPNATFRVELENGHVILCHIAGKMRMHYIKILPGDKVKLELTPYSLDKGRITYRYK; translated from the coding sequence ATGGCTAAAGCAGATGTTATTGAAGTTGACGGCAAGATTATAGAGGCTTTGCCGAACGCAACTTTTCGTGTTGAATTAGAAAACGGACATGTTATACTGTGTCATATTGCAGGGAAAATGCGTATGCACTATATTAAAATACTTCCAGGCGACAAGGTGAAACTTGAGTTGACACCATACTCTTTGGACAAAGGGCGTATCACCTACCGATACAAATAG
- a CDS encoding SPL family radical SAM protein yields the protein MNSYAEKFTNAIENSFFNKLPKHEQEFIKEKSFEYRFSYQEIKQIINFARDLGMWDEKRITAIFPEHPQRKVVFSRLKKAYEDIRNKPNSYKNFTLKNIPQEQKYTFKTASKEGFGLGLCPVASEKTRCCNLLTLDAVESCGFDCSYCSIQSFYNQNTITFDSSFADKLLNLQLDPNKTYHIGTGQASDSLMFGNREGVLDALFTFAKKNPNVILEFKTKSDNIKYLLENEVPKNILCTWSLNTQTIIDNEEHLTASLAKRIAAARKMANKGVKVGFHFHPIVEYEGYLDEYQEVYEELILKFSPQEVALVSFGTLTFIKPVIKQLREREFRSKITQIPHEDASGKTSYPDATKVEMFKHAYESFAPWQQGEDKVFFYLCMEEHHMWAKTFGYQYSTNNDFERAMLGAYCKKLGQEFLL from the coding sequence ATGAATTCATACGCAGAAAAATTTACAAACGCTATAGAAAACAGTTTTTTTAACAAACTCCCCAAACATGAACAGGAGTTTATCAAAGAGAAATCCTTTGAGTACAGATTTTCCTATCAGGAAATCAAACAGATAATCAATTTCGCGAGAGATTTGGGGATGTGGGATGAAAAAAGAATCACTGCAATATTTCCCGAGCATCCCCAAAGAAAAGTTGTTTTTTCCAGGCTTAAAAAAGCCTATGAAGACATACGCAACAAACCAAATTCCTATAAAAACTTTACCCTCAAGAATATCCCCCAAGAACAAAAATATACCTTTAAAACAGCGTCAAAAGAGGGTTTTGGACTTGGTCTGTGTCCGGTAGCAAGTGAAAAGACACGTTGCTGTAATCTGTTGACACTTGATGCGGTGGAGAGCTGCGGTTTTGACTGTTCTTATTGTTCTATTCAAAGCTTTTACAATCAAAATACTATTACCTTTGACAGCAGTTTTGCGGACAAACTCTTAAATCTGCAACTTGATCCAAACAAAACCTACCATATCGGAACCGGTCAGGCATCAGATTCGCTGATGTTTGGCAACCGTGAGGGTGTTTTGGATGCTCTTTTTACCTTTGCGAAGAAAAATCCCAATGTCATTTTAGAATTTAAAACAAAATCGGACAATATAAAATATCTGCTTGAAAATGAAGTGCCCAAAAACATACTCTGCACCTGGAGTCTCAATACCCAAACCATTATAGACAACGAAGAGCATTTAACCGCTTCACTTGCAAAACGTATAGCAGCCGCCCGAAAAATGGCAAACAAAGGAGTTAAAGTCGGCTTTCATTTTCATCCTATAGTCGAATATGAAGGGTATCTTGACGAATATCAAGAAGTATATGAAGAACTTATACTAAAATTCTCTCCACAAGAAGTCGCCCTTGTCAGTTTCGGGACGCTTACCTTTATAAAGCCTGTCATAAAACAGTTGCGTGAGCGTGAATTTAGAAGTAAGATTACGCAAATCCCGCATGAAGATGCAAGCGGAAAGACATCGTATCCTGATGCGACAAAAGTTGAAATGTTCAAACATGCCTATGAAAGTTTTGCGCCATGGCAACAGGGTGAAGACAAAGTCTTTTTCTACCTTTGTATGGAAGAACATCACATGTGGGCCAAAACATTTGGATATCAATACTCTACAAACAATGACTTTGAACGTGCTATGCTCGGAGCATACTGCAAAAAACTTGGTCAGGAATTTTTATTATAG
- a CDS encoding Hsp20/alpha crystallin family protein gives MDIIQTSKELVEKAEEKVEKGLEVVKDTFHNVASHLPLANLAKHRNDTFTIEVDLPGVKKEDIELKVEDDYLTVTAVRKFKNEVKEDDYYLCESNFGVISRSFILPDNIDRDKIQAKFEDGRLYLTLEKLESKKTKNISIQ, from the coding sequence ATGGATATCATACAAACATCAAAAGAGTTAGTGGAAAAAGCGGAAGAGAAAGTTGAAAAAGGTTTGGAAGTTGTCAAAGATACATTTCACAATGTAGCATCACACCTTCCTCTGGCAAACCTTGCAAAACATCGTAATGACACCTTCACAATCGAGGTTGATTTACCGGGTGTTAAAAAAGAAGATATAGAATTAAAAGTCGAAGATGACTATCTGACTGTGACAGCGGTCAGAAAATTTAAAAATGAGGTCAAAGAGGATGATTACTATCTTTGCGAATCAAATTTTGGCGTCATCTCAAGAAGTTTTATCCTGCCTGACAATATAGACAGAGATAAAATTCAGGCAAAATTTGAAGACGGAAGACTCTATCTGACTCTTGAAAAACTCGAATCCAAAAAGACAAAAAACATCAGCATCCAATAA
- a CDS encoding NnrS family protein: protein MQTKENYFLSQPHQPFFLLGILNAIIMMLVFALQYKGILSLHVTLLLFHSYSLIFLVFTNFFTGFLFTTFPRFNQTQVIAKKYYANIFHANTLASLLFLVGVFSSEALVLGAMIISLTAQIFIVLKLKNIYETGMAADKSDSFWILNANYFGLFGNFLFILSLFIPEILPVAITLSFYMYLIFLAFSVGQRMIPFFSHSFASKNENFVKIVFVLFVLKSIFASADIKSVQIIVDLLLAVYMFFEFKRWDLHPLQSPPILWVLHLALFWLPVSFFLSALSLSAEIFLDTSFFFLNVHLLAIGFLTTLLIGFGTRVTLGHSGQPPQADKLATKIFLSIQLVVLLRALYSMNIAFGWGLGFLFDISFTTWLLLFLIWGGRYFQVLVFGKKL, encoded by the coding sequence ATGCAGACAAAAGAAAACTATTTTTTATCACAACCGCATCAGCCATTTTTCTTACTTGGAATACTCAATGCAATCATTATGATGCTCGTTTTTGCATTACAATACAAAGGCATACTCTCCTTACATGTAACGCTTTTGCTTTTTCACAGCTACTCTTTGATATTTTTGGTTTTTACAAACTTTTTCACAGGGTTCTTATTTACAACTTTCCCGCGTTTTAACCAGACACAGGTGATAGCAAAAAAATACTATGCCAATATTTTTCATGCAAATACCCTTGCATCACTGCTTTTTCTTGTCGGTGTTTTCAGCTCTGAAGCCCTTGTACTCGGCGCGATGATTATCAGTCTGACAGCGCAGATTTTTATAGTATTGAAACTAAAAAACATCTATGAAACAGGAATGGCAGCAGATAAGTCAGACTCATTTTGGATACTCAATGCAAACTACTTTGGACTCTTTGGTAATTTTCTTTTTATACTCTCTTTATTCATACCGGAAATTTTACCGGTTGCTATCACTCTCTCTTTTTACATGTATCTGATTTTTCTTGCTTTTAGTGTAGGACAGAGAATGATTCCTTTTTTCTCCCACTCTTTTGCAAGTAAAAATGAAAATTTTGTCAAAATTGTTTTTGTTTTGTTTGTTTTAAAGAGTATCTTTGCTTCTGCAGATATCAAAAGTGTACAAATAATTGTCGATCTGCTGCTCGCAGTGTATATGTTTTTTGAGTTTAAACGCTGGGATCTTCACCCTTTGCAATCCCCTCCTATTCTATGGGTGCTGCATCTTGCACTCTTTTGGTTACCAGTATCCTTTTTTCTCTCAGCCCTCAGCCTGAGTGCAGAAATATTTTTAGACACCTCTTTTTTCTTTTTAAATGTACACCTGTTGGCCATAGGTTTTTTAACAACACTGCTTATAGGTTTTGGAACACGTGTAACACTCGGTCATTCGGGACAACCGCCACAGGCAGACAAACTGGCAACTAAAATATTTCTGTCAATTCAGTTGGTTGTGCTGCTCCGTGCTTTATACAGCATGAACATAGCTTTTGGATGGGGGCTTGGGTTTTTGTTTGACATCTCTTTTACTACCTGGCTCTTGCTCTTTTTGATTTGGGGAGGGAGATATTTTCAAGTATTGGTTTTTGGAAAAAAATTGTAG
- a CDS encoding Hsp20/alpha crystallin family protein yields the protein MKKLLSSLLLSTLLAGSAFASMDTMNPYDADFARMNQYFNSLIESHLSSSALNNFSYPRTDIQDAKDKIVLKFDLAGVDKKNIKLSIDENKILTVKGEKKESKEEKSKDFVKKEIFYGEFQKSIQLPKNIDESKLATKFENGILTVTIPKTEVKKPKARLIPIK from the coding sequence ATGAAAAAACTACTAAGCAGTCTGTTGCTTTCAACTTTGCTGGCCGGATCTGCATTCGCGAGTATGGATACAATGAATCCCTATGATGCTGATTTTGCAAGAATGAACCAGTATTTCAACTCTTTGATAGAGTCTCACTTAAGCAGTTCGGCATTAAATAATTTCAGTTATCCAAGAACGGACATTCAGGATGCTAAAGACAAAATAGTCTTAAAATTTGATCTCGCGGGTGTTGACAAAAAAAATATTAAACTTTCTATTGATGAGAATAAGATTCTGACTGTAAAAGGTGAAAAAAAAGAGTCAAAAGAAGAAAAATCAAAAGATTTTGTCAAAAAAGAGATTTTTTACGGTGAGTTTCAAAAATCTATTCAATTGCCTAAAAATATTGACGAAAGCAAACTCGCAACAAAATTTGAAAACGGTATATTAACCGTTACAATTCCTAAAACAGAAGTTAAAAAACCAAAAGCAAGACTTATCCCTATAAAATAA
- the secY gene encoding preprotein translocase subunit SecY, producing the protein MNKNLVNKILITIGFLFIYRLLAYVPVPGVDTAVIASFFDSHQSDALGLFNMFSGNAVQRLSIISLGIMPYITASIIMELLAATFPTLGQMKKERDGMVKYMQIIRYATIVITIIQAIGVSVGLQSLTGPTGNSAILADHTTFIMLSAVSMLAGTMLLMWIGEQITQSGIGNGISLIIFAGIVSAIPRAIGQTIEMVNTGAMSFITVIAILALILTTVGIIIYVELGERRVPITYAKKTMMQNQNKRVMNYIPIKVNLAGVIPVIFASAILMFPMTVLSSSTNPAIQAIADYLNPNSYFFNFLTFVFVVFFAFFYASITFNAKDIADNLKRQGGFIPGIRTGDATREFLNETASRLTFTGALYLGLVATLPFMIIKGMGVPFFFGGTAVLIVVQVALDTMRKIEAQIYMSKYETLSAVGL; encoded by the coding sequence GTGAATAAAAATCTAGTAAATAAGATACTTATTACTATCGGTTTTTTATTTATCTACCGCCTACTGGCTTATGTGCCGGTTCCCGGCGTAGATACAGCTGTTATTGCTTCTTTCTTCGACTCACATCAATCAGACGCATTGGGATTGTTTAACATGTTCAGCGGAAATGCTGTGCAGAGACTCTCTATTATTTCACTCGGCATTATGCCTTATATCACCGCCTCAATTATTATGGAGCTTTTAGCTGCAACATTTCCGACACTCGGTCAAATGAAAAAAGAGCGTGACGGCATGGTGAAATATATGCAGATTATTCGTTATGCAACTATTGTTATTACGATAATTCAGGCTATTGGTGTGAGTGTCGGACTGCAAAGCTTAACCGGACCTACCGGCAACTCTGCTATTTTGGCTGACCATACTACATTTATCATGCTTTCTGCAGTTTCTATGCTTGCAGGAACAATGCTTTTGATGTGGATAGGTGAGCAGATTACGCAAAGCGGAATCGGTAACGGTATCTCTCTTATTATTTTTGCAGGTATTGTTTCCGCAATTCCAAGAGCAATTGGTCAAACAATCGAAATGGTAAATACCGGTGCAATGAGCTTTATTACAGTCATAGCAATTCTTGCTTTGATTCTGACAACAGTAGGAATTATCATTTATGTTGAACTTGGTGAGCGTCGTGTGCCTATAACCTATGCGAAAAAGACGATGATGCAAAACCAAAACAAACGTGTGATGAATTATATTCCTATTAAAGTGAATCTGGCGGGTGTTATTCCGGTTATTTTTGCCTCGGCAATTTTAATGTTTCCGATGACCGTACTCTCAAGCAGTACAAATCCGGCCATTCAGGCTATAGCGGATTATCTGAATCCAAACAGTTACTTTTTTAACTTTTTGACTTTTGTGTTTGTTGTGTTTTTCGCATTCTTTTATGCTTCAATCACTTTCAACGCAAAAGATATTGCAGATAATTTAAAACGTCAAGGCGGATTTATTCCCGGTATTCGTACCGGTGATGCTACGAGAGAGTTCTTAAATGAAACTGCAAGTAGATTGACATTTACCGGAGCACTTTATCTTGGGTTGGTTGCGACACTGCCTTTTATGATTATTAAAGGGATGGGTGTACCGTTCTTCTTTGGTGGTACAGCCGTGTTGATCGTTGTTCAGGTTGCGCTTGATACAATGAGAAAAATAGAAGCTCAGATATATATGAGTAAATATGAAACCCTTAGTGCAGTTGGTCTGTAG